CCAGCTCGAAGGGGCGACGACGACACGCGCCGCCGCGGCGAAGATGATCCGCGCGGGGCGGCGTCCGCGAAATCGCAGCGAACGGATGATTCTGAACAACTATCGGGCGATGCGCGAGGTCCGCGAGATGAAGGATCGGCCGTTGACCGCCGAGGCTGTGCTCGCCCTGCATCGAGCGGTCACCGACGGCACGCTGGACGATCCGGCTGCCGCCGGCCGGCTGCAGCTCCCGGCCGAAGATCGCGTCGAGGTTTGGGACGCCGACGGGCAGGTGCTTCACCGACCGCCCCCGGCGGAACAGTTACCGGAACGGCTGCGTGCGATGGTCGAGTTCGCCAACGCCGAGGACGGGGCGCAGACGACGCAGGACGACCGCTTTCTGCATCCGGTCATCCGCGCGATCATGCTGCACTTCTGGCTCGCGTACGACCATCCGTTCGCCGATGGCAACGGGCGCACCGCCCGAGCGCTCTTCTACTGGGCGATGCTGCGCCGCGGCTACTGGATGTTCGAGTTCCTGTCGATCAGCCGGTTTCTCAAGGCTGCTCCCGTGCAGTATGCCCAGGCCTTTCTCCATGCCGAGACCGACGGGAGCGACGCGACCTACTTCATCGTGCACCAGGTCGACATCATCCTGCGGGCGCTCGACGCGCTGGACCGGTATCTCCAGTTGAAGGCGGCGCAGGCGGCACGGATCGACCACCTGCTCCGCGAACGGACGGACCTGAACCACCGCCAGCTCGCACTTCTCGCGCACGCGGTTCGGCACCCGGACTGGGAGTACACAACGCGGTCCCACATGACCAGTCACGCCGTGGTCTACGCCACTGCCCGCGCGGATCTGTTCCGATTGGCGGAATTGAGTCTGCTCGACCGGCAAAAGCGTGGACGCAAGCTCAACGTCTTCCAGGCGCCGCCGGATCTCGAAGCGCGAATCCGGAGGCTTCGATCCGCGCACTGATACCGCAGCCGCTACCGGCAACGCCTCCCGCGGGTTGCGGCAACGGCTGACGGGAGGGCAGACTGTTCGTCGTGGGACGCGCAATCTCCCTCTCGCCGGCCGGCGCCTTCGGGGCCGCGCTGGTTCCCGCGCTCGCCCTGGCGGCGTTCGTTCTGGTCGACCGCGTCCACGACAACCCGACGCTCTTCCGCGCGTTCCTCGGCGCCGCGCTCGCGCTCGGTGTGTGGAACGTCGTCCTGCTCGCCGCGTCGCAGCGCGGCGGCCGGCGCCGGACGCTGGAGATCGCCCCGCGCGCGCAGCACTACGTCCAGGCCTGCGCGCAGGCGTCCGTCCTGCTCTACTGGGGCTGGCACTGGGCCCCCGTCTACGACTTCGTCCCGCTCATCGCCGGCCAGCTCGTCTTCGCCTACGGGTTCGACCTGCTGCTCGGCTGGTCGCGGCGCGATACGCACCGGCTCGGCTTCGGCCCCGTCCCCGTCATCTTCAGCATCAACCTGTTCCTCTGGTTCACCGACGACTGGTTCCACTTCCAGTTCCTGCTGGTGGCCATCGGCTTCGCGGCCAAGGAGCTGATCCGCTGGGAGCGGGACGGCCGCCTCGTCCACATCTTCAACCCCGC
The Acidobacteriota bacterium DNA segment above includes these coding regions:
- a CDS encoding Fic family protein, producing MKRPVAPPPLEELLEQHKQRLPEVLRLGGQPTVDGHYIHWDKLRRKIPRPADLSAGEWWTGIRLARFTQSRSLPLRGTGGRPFLYMLPDRVHEALHRIDRGASGRIGVTEAVTNPATRDRFIVNSLIREAITSSQLEGATTTRAAAAKMIRAGRRPRNRSERMILNNYRAMREVREMKDRPLTAEAVLALHRAVTDGTLDDPAAAGRLQLPAEDRVEVWDADGQVLHRPPPAEQLPERLRAMVEFANAEDGAQTTQDDRFLHPVIRAIMLHFWLAYDHPFADGNGRTARALFYWAMLRRGYWMFEFLSISRFLKAAPVQYAQAFLHAETDGSDATYFIVHQVDIILRALDALDRYLQLKAAQAARIDHLLRERTDLNHRQLALLAHAVRHPDWEYTTRSHMTSHAVVYATARADLFRLAELSLLDRQKRGRKLNVFQAPPDLEARIRRLRSAH